A stretch of Paenibacillus peoriae DNA encodes these proteins:
- a CDS encoding arylamine N-acetyltransferase family protein yields MYTMTKEEIKAYLNRIGIPEIQPPTLPYLVELHKAHVKHLSWQTLDIYARKPAAIGFQESIQLILHGRSGYCFHLNGAFSALLYSLGYKVSLHRAGVQPLGAEPRINSFHLGLTVNLLNEQHEDEVWIVDVGLGDMPYEPLPLRMGTYEQAPLHYKVMESGVVTKGWRLEHDSLASFVGVDFAPAVVQDLEEFMPKHHFYSRSAESPWFNLFLIRQRQALEANELRGCIWKKRGLNGLEKIELDQKSQWLEVLADVFGEPLVNYSRQERDELWKRVLAAHMEWKKSMTESLQ; encoded by the coding sequence ATGTACACCATGACAAAAGAAGAAATAAAAGCTTATTTAAACAGAATCGGAATTCCCGAAATTCAACCTCCTACCCTTCCCTATTTAGTTGAGCTGCATAAGGCTCATGTAAAACATCTTTCATGGCAAACATTGGACATTTATGCAAGGAAGCCGGCAGCCATTGGTTTTCAAGAATCCATTCAACTCATTCTACATGGGAGAAGTGGTTATTGTTTTCATCTGAATGGTGCCTTTAGTGCACTACTATATTCACTAGGGTACAAAGTTTCTCTGCATCGTGCCGGGGTACAACCTCTGGGAGCTGAACCACGCATTAATTCATTTCATCTTGGACTAACAGTGAACTTGCTAAATGAGCAACATGAAGATGAAGTATGGATTGTTGATGTCGGGCTGGGCGATATGCCATATGAGCCTCTTCCACTCCGTATGGGAACTTATGAACAGGCTCCTCTTCATTATAAAGTCATGGAATCCGGAGTTGTTACAAAAGGTTGGCGGTTAGAGCATGACTCGCTTGCTTCATTTGTTGGCGTTGATTTTGCTCCTGCGGTTGTTCAGGATTTGGAAGAATTCATGCCGAAACATCATTTCTATAGCCGCTCAGCGGAATCTCCATGGTTTAACCTATTTCTGATTCGGCAAAGGCAAGCATTAGAGGCGAATGAACTCAGAGGATGTATTTGGAAAAAGCGCGGGCTAAACGGTTTGGAAAAAATAGAGCTGGATCAGAAATCGCAGTGGCTGGAAGTGTTGGCAGATGTATTTGGCGAGCCGCTCGTTAACTACAGTCGCCAGGAACGGGACGAGTTATGGAAAAGAGTACTTGCGGCTCATATGGAATGGAAAAAGTCTATGACTGAATCATTGCAATAG
- a CDS encoding aminoglycoside phosphotransferase family protein translates to MSILSNVEQMYGIKIQRSRQMKDIHKIETANTTYCLKPYKFPEEEIRFITRVLSYLDERGFTRSQKVYPTVQQTAYMTYEGVSYTLTNWVHGLRPEFTKRIDFKKGIATLAKFHSSAVGFPVTEAPPSRIRYEGLSDEIAGYKKRLIPYRGTAHLVALCEEVSHRLQQPKVREAIAQEQKAAALIHGDYNYPNLIKDKQLKIHMIDFENCSLHVRMKDLSHLLHRNCLWNGTKMLRAIDYYQRYRPLSTHDLHLLHALLISPYHVVRNIRIGGFRSAKRVIPSFVHLNKYRRELRSLL, encoded by the coding sequence ATGTCGATTTTATCGAACGTTGAGCAGATGTACGGAATCAAAATTCAGCGTAGCCGTCAAATGAAGGACATTCACAAGATTGAGACCGCTAATACGACTTATTGCTTAAAACCATATAAATTCCCGGAAGAAGAGATCCGTTTTATTACACGTGTCTTGTCCTATTTGGATGAGCGCGGGTTTACACGTAGCCAAAAGGTCTATCCAACAGTACAACAAACGGCTTACATGACCTATGAAGGCGTTTCGTATACATTAACCAATTGGGTTCATGGACTCAGACCAGAATTCACAAAAAGAATAGACTTCAAAAAAGGAATTGCTACTTTAGCCAAATTCCATTCCAGTGCCGTGGGTTTTCCTGTCACTGAAGCTCCGCCCTCCAGAATCCGTTATGAAGGCTTGAGCGATGAAATAGCTGGATACAAAAAACGCCTCATCCCATACAGAGGCACAGCACATCTCGTAGCTCTTTGTGAAGAAGTGTCCCATCGCCTACAGCAGCCCAAAGTTAGAGAAGCAATTGCTCAGGAGCAAAAAGCCGCAGCACTTATACACGGCGACTATAATTATCCCAATCTGATTAAAGACAAACAGCTCAAAATCCATATGATCGACTTTGAAAATTGCTCCCTACATGTAAGGATGAAAGATCTCTCCCATCTTCTTCATCGGAATTGTCTTTGGAATGGGACAAAGATGCTGCGTGCGATAGATTACTACCAACGATATCGTCCATTAAGCACCCATGATTTGCATCTGCTTCACGCACTATTGATCTCTCCCTATCATGTGGTCCGCAATATCAGAATAGGGGGCTTCCGTTCTGCCAAGCGAGTCATTCCGTCGTTCGTGCATTTGAACAAATACCGACGTGAACTTAGATCACTACTATAA
- a CDS encoding aminoglycoside phosphotransferase family protein gives MAKSYTKAQIRKITRRFGLIPLKSSLVSSLYRKNAVIQVKTKKGTYALKPFSRTKMVRSNTIQQMERAASHIRLLKKRKYTYMPAWLPTHSGKLWTLYQGTPFYVSQWIKGRGLETAEDFEKLGRALATLHATSTGLHRMDKGKSPPTIQQLKIWKNQDRLFQRKMTKTSRHDKTYRNWYNAHGEDCKRLSRRAWKDLQDASIIRLLRMEHRHPSLIHSDITTPNVIISDDGHLKIIDWDRVKIGSVYADLAKALMNTTQFNPEFVQSLLKGYQKRKPLSRTERKIVTALYKLPREAWHASRHPNRSRDREILDNWDQSWPLRLQIIHILQEWAHV, from the coding sequence ATGGCGAAATCCTATACAAAAGCACAGATTCGCAAAATCACCCGTCGTTTCGGCCTGATCCCGTTAAAATCAAGCTTAGTCTCATCATTGTACCGAAAAAATGCAGTCATCCAGGTAAAAACGAAAAAAGGAACTTATGCATTAAAGCCCTTTAGTCGTACAAAGATGGTCCGCTCAAATACGATTCAACAGATGGAACGAGCTGCGAGCCATATCAGGCTTTTGAAAAAGAGAAAGTATACCTACATGCCCGCATGGCTCCCCACTCATTCCGGCAAGTTATGGACTCTATATCAAGGAACGCCATTTTATGTAAGTCAGTGGATAAAAGGACGGGGACTGGAGACCGCTGAAGATTTCGAAAAACTGGGGCGAGCACTTGCCACACTTCACGCCACCTCCACCGGCTTGCATCGGATGGATAAAGGAAAGTCCCCTCCGACCATTCAACAATTGAAGATATGGAAAAACCAGGATCGTCTTTTTCAAAGAAAAATGACAAAAACCAGTCGCCATGATAAAACGTACCGCAACTGGTACAATGCTCACGGTGAAGACTGCAAACGTTTATCCAGACGAGCATGGAAGGATTTGCAGGATGCATCCATTATAAGGCTGCTTCGGATGGAACATCGGCATCCCTCCTTGATACACAGTGATATCACTACCCCGAATGTCATTATTTCGGATGACGGTCATCTCAAAATCATTGATTGGGATCGGGTTAAGATCGGCTCAGTCTATGCTGATTTGGCAAAGGCCCTTATGAATACGACTCAATTCAACCCTGAATTTGTGCAATCCTTGCTGAAAGGATACCAAAAACGCAAACCGCTAAGCCGTACTGAACGGAAGATTGTTACAGCTTTATATAAACTACCACGAGAAGCCTGGCATGCTTCCCGACACCCGAATCGTTCAAGAGATCGCGAAATCCTGGACAATTGGGATCAGTCGTGGCCTCTTCGATTACAAATCATCCATATTTTGCAGGAGTGGGCTCATGTATAA
- a CDS encoding PepSY domain-containing protein, whose product MKKNYTLGIMAATVLLGVTVTGVSASAVWAAKPTGLIGATAAANIAKKAVGNNAQVEDVELERKNGKVYYEVDLQQGDKDWDIDVDAYTGQTIRSHSELDHDSNDESILNKPNHITLTEKQAGQIALKHVSGSTLLSSKLDKEDGQFIYEVKVLTNEGTVELEIHASSGAIVDTDEDDDDHEY is encoded by the coding sequence ATGAAAAAAAATTATACATTAGGAATTATGGCAGCCACGGTTCTGCTTGGAGTTACGGTTACGGGTGTCTCAGCGAGTGCCGTATGGGCCGCTAAACCTACGGGTCTTATTGGAGCGACCGCCGCTGCCAACATTGCCAAGAAAGCTGTGGGGAATAATGCACAAGTTGAAGATGTCGAACTGGAGCGCAAAAACGGAAAGGTCTACTATGAGGTGGATCTCCAACAAGGAGATAAAGATTGGGATATAGATGTTGATGCTTATACTGGGCAAACCATCCGTTCCCATTCTGAGCTTGATCATGACTCGAATGACGAGTCCATCCTTAACAAGCCAAATCACATCACCCTGACTGAAAAGCAGGCTGGGCAAATTGCGCTTAAACACGTGTCCGGGAGTACCCTTTTGTCTTCTAAATTGGATAAGGAAGATGGACAGTTCATCTACGAGGTAAAGGTACTCACCAACGAAGGAACCGTTGAGCTTGAAATCCATGCATCATCTGGCGCAATCGTGGATACAGACGAAGATGATGATGACCACGAATATTAA
- a CDS encoding PepSY domain-containing protein: protein MKAIYVWMIGGTLASVLITICLLQWPWARSLAASPLEEKAVIQSILHQYPGEVLESQRLGDFYLIRLEHPKGKYDIKANAYNSVIESIKRAQAYTDAKQEPQDHKPGTSPTRDTSNPTNKPDPASLVITEKEAAKLAAQAVNGTSDDIELHRNDKGLYYLVEVEVKDGREAVVQVNAVSGSIDSITWEKEKQEHDES, encoded by the coding sequence ATGAAAGCCATCTATGTGTGGATGATTGGGGGTACGCTGGCGTCTGTATTGATTACAATTTGTCTTTTACAGTGGCCTTGGGCACGGTCGTTAGCTGCTTCTCCATTGGAAGAAAAGGCCGTCATCCAATCCATTTTGCATCAGTATCCCGGCGAGGTGCTGGAATCCCAACGCTTGGGTGATTTTTATCTGATCAGGCTGGAACACCCTAAAGGCAAGTACGACATAAAGGCCAATGCCTATAACAGTGTCATCGAATCCATTAAGCGGGCACAGGCTTATACAGATGCGAAGCAGGAGCCCCAGGACCACAAGCCCGGTACCTCACCAACCAGAGACACATCGAATCCAACTAATAAACCTGACCCAGCTTCTCTCGTCATTACGGAGAAAGAAGCAGCCAAGCTTGCTGCCCAAGCAGTTAACGGAACATCCGATGATATTGAGCTTCATCGCAACGACAAAGGCCTCTACTATCTGGTTGAGGTTGAGGTAAAAGATGGGCGTGAAGCAGTAGTACAGGTCAATGCAGTATCGGGCTCTATTGACTCTATAACTTGGGAAAAAGAAAAACAGGAGCACGACGAATCATGA
- a CDS encoding sensor histidine kinase, with product MKLQNKIHTYTSLLFGILLVAINFSVYFLFSQLSIDSRKDQVEATAENMIRGIQRAPVSVAAEDLLRAYVPLDGMLRLMKPEGDFLPPITSSSEQSLSLMKGVFDETRQVRMITYESNRYILVSLPMIWTNGEVVNLQVIESLQPTMQTLQVLRIVLVAVTGIALIPVVVSGRLLGRLITRPITSMISTMKEIQRSGKFKRLPLNSSSRDELVEMGETFNDMIELLERNFVRQEQFVSNASHELKTPLTIIESYASLLKRRGLQHPKIFAESVEAIHSEAIRMKDMAEQLLLLARNEEQWNVVLKPVRLTRIATELKTTFENAFARPIQLDVQADCIGYTDENKLKQLLFIFLDNARKYSDEPIHLMIDTVGGTAQPCIRITDQGIGIPEEKLSKVFDRFYRVDEARSREDGGAGLGLSLATGIAQAIHAEIGLESVEGSGTTATIILPIVPK from the coding sequence ATGAAGCTACAAAACAAAATCCATACGTATACCTCGTTATTATTCGGGATTTTACTTGTGGCCATTAATTTCTCAGTCTATTTCCTATTCAGCCAACTTTCGATAGACAGTCGAAAAGATCAGGTAGAGGCCACAGCAGAGAACATGATTCGCGGCATTCAACGCGCTCCGGTATCCGTAGCCGCTGAGGATCTTCTCCGGGCCTATGTGCCGCTGGATGGCATGCTTCGGCTGATGAAACCAGAAGGCGACTTTCTTCCCCCTATCACCTCTTCTTCCGAGCAATCTCTTAGCTTGATGAAGGGCGTTTTTGATGAAACACGGCAGGTTCGCATGATTACCTATGAAAGCAACCGTTACATTCTTGTATCGCTCCCCATGATTTGGACCAATGGCGAGGTTGTCAATCTCCAGGTGATCGAAAGTCTGCAACCGACGATGCAGACGCTCCAGGTACTCAGAATCGTACTTGTTGCTGTCACTGGCATTGCGCTCATTCCTGTCGTGGTATCGGGAAGACTGCTCGGCAGACTGATTACACGTCCAATTACATCTATGATTAGTACGATGAAAGAAATTCAGCGCAGCGGGAAATTTAAACGTCTTCCGCTCAATTCGTCATCACGCGACGAACTGGTCGAAATGGGGGAAACATTTAATGACATGATTGAACTGCTGGAGCGGAATTTCGTCAGGCAAGAACAATTTGTATCTAATGCGTCCCATGAATTGAAGACACCGCTCACCATTATTGAAAGTTATGCCAGCCTGCTCAAACGGCGGGGGTTGCAGCATCCCAAGATTTTTGCCGAATCCGTTGAAGCGATCCATTCCGAGGCGATCCGAATGAAGGACATGGCAGAGCAGCTTCTTCTGTTGGCCAGAAACGAAGAACAGTGGAATGTCGTGCTGAAGCCTGTACGCCTGACTAGGATAGCGACAGAATTAAAGACTACCTTTGAAAATGCGTTCGCCCGACCAATTCAACTGGATGTACAGGCAGACTGCATTGGCTATACCGATGAAAATAAGCTGAAGCAGCTCCTCTTTATCTTTTTGGATAATGCACGCAAATACAGCGACGAGCCGATACACCTGATGATTGATACGGTGGGCGGTACAGCTCAACCCTGCATAAGAATCACAGATCAAGGAATTGGAATCCCGGAAGAAAAGTTATCTAAAGTATTCGACCGCTTCTATCGTGTGGATGAAGCCAGAAGCCGCGAGGATGGTGGGGCTGGGCTGGGTCTATCATTGGCTACAGGAATTGCACAAGCTATACATGCTGAAATTGGGCTAGAAAGTGTAGAGGGAAGCGGAACAACTGCGACGATTATCCTCCCTATCGTTCCAAAATAA
- a CDS encoding response regulator transcription factor, with translation MKQSILIVEDEEKIARLLEIELQFEGYQVCKEKNGIDGLETYCKGNWDLVLLDIMIPGLNGIELLRRIRKHNANVPVILLTAKSSIADKVEGLDLGANDYVTKPFVIEELLARVRAALRVGATKDMAPHVVDKWLSAGDLRLHEGTREVLRGEHNIELTPREFDLLVHLLRHQRQVLSREQLLENVWGIDYMGDTNVVDVYIRYVRNKIDPTRQLPELIHTVRGIGYVLKESL, from the coding sequence ATGAAACAATCTATTTTGATCGTAGAAGACGAAGAAAAGATTGCCCGGCTTCTAGAGATCGAACTTCAATTTGAAGGCTATCAAGTATGTAAAGAAAAAAATGGAATTGATGGGCTGGAGACGTATTGCAAAGGCAATTGGGATCTAGTGTTACTGGATATTATGATTCCCGGTCTCAATGGCATCGAGCTACTTCGGAGGATTCGTAAGCATAATGCGAACGTTCCTGTCATTTTGCTGACGGCTAAAAGTTCCATTGCAGATAAGGTCGAGGGACTCGATTTGGGAGCCAATGATTATGTTACCAAACCGTTTGTGATCGAAGAGCTGCTTGCACGTGTACGGGCCGCACTCAGAGTAGGTGCAACGAAAGACATGGCTCCACATGTGGTAGATAAATGGCTTAGTGCTGGGGATTTACGTCTCCATGAAGGTACTCGTGAAGTTCTTCGGGGAGAGCACAACATTGAGCTTACACCGCGAGAGTTTGACTTGCTCGTTCATTTACTCCGACATCAGCGGCAGGTACTTAGCCGTGAACAATTACTGGAGAACGTATGGGGCATAGATTATATGGGCGATACCAATGTGGTCGATGTGTATATTCGCTACGTGCGCAATAAAATCGACCCTACGCGCCAGCTCCCTGAGCTGATCCATACTGTACGCGGAATTGGTTATGTTCTGAAGGAATCCTTATGA
- a CDS encoding response regulator transcription factor has translation MDKKILIADDEASIRNALAYALKREGFLVETAVDGEDALEKIRLFHPDVLILDVMMPKLGGYEVCRRLESRKGIGILLLTAKNDIVDKVLGLELGADDFMSKPFDLRELLARIKALVRRLEREGAPAPEGTEMVLGPLRVRPSSRTAELGAIALDLTPKEFDVLALLVSHAGRVYTRDELLEQVWSFDYVGGTRTVDIHIQRLRKKLEPHQAILQTVYGIGYKAEKMT, from the coding sequence ATGGATAAAAAAATACTGATAGCGGACGATGAGGCAAGCATTCGAAATGCGCTGGCTTATGCGTTAAAGCGAGAGGGTTTTTTGGTGGAAACCGCCGTTGACGGGGAGGACGCCTTGGAAAAAATACGTTTGTTCCATCCGGATGTGCTCATATTGGATGTGATGATGCCCAAACTGGGTGGATATGAGGTGTGCCGCCGTTTGGAAAGTCGGAAGGGCATCGGTATTTTACTGCTGACGGCCAAAAACGATATCGTTGATAAGGTACTCGGACTGGAGCTGGGTGCGGACGATTTTATGAGCAAACCGTTTGATCTGAGGGAGCTGCTCGCTCGTATTAAAGCATTGGTACGGAGACTGGAGCGAGAAGGAGCACCTGCCCCGGAAGGAACAGAAATGGTACTCGGCCCATTACGGGTACGTCCGTCCAGCCGAACAGCTGAACTTGGAGCCATAGCGCTGGATCTGACCCCCAAGGAGTTTGATGTGCTGGCGCTGTTGGTATCTCATGCCGGAAGGGTGTATACACGGGACGAGCTGCTGGAGCAGGTATGGAGCTTCGATTATGTGGGAGGAACGCGGACGGTGGATATTCATATCCAGCGTTTGCGCAAGAAGCTTGAGCCGCATCAGGCGATATTGCAGACCGTGTATGGTATCGGCTATAAGGCAGAGAAAATGACGTGA
- a CDS encoding sensor histidine kinase, which translates to MNEHHSLHQQGNLRSTDQQKRKCKPTGLSLRWKFPLVLAALLLFTVGVLSWLVLTGIRANQTDQMERSLKRQAEIVEMRVKQSYLLGVRQSPEDFMKKQAPGLAVELGVSSNMRVILYDGQGHEVGNSLPLAFRTDVSQALSYAIQGKIAYITEGSAITYLAPLQGPDGLLGVVQLHSSIEAQQQFYRAIAHLFLWTGGAVLVLSFILGLGYVSRQTRDIGRLTRASEQISAGHYPEARLLRRQDELGRLDEGMLQMSHVIRESITALENEKLRLEEAVQRLRELEQQQKSFIGNISHELKTPLTSIQAYADLLDMYGDDPELVREARESISKETKRLYELVEDSLRLSVLDKYDFELHTEVVELHSLLEDAGSRIRGKAAARRLDFSIDTVPAQVWGDPKHLMHIVLNLLDNAVKYNQDGGWITLSNRVEQDTVIVYVRNSGPWIPREKWDMIFEPFATLSRDRSRQDSGTGLGLPLARRLAERMGGELQLTASDYSSLENGNGHTNVSGNEFSLRLPLLVHDSSL; encoded by the coding sequence GTGAACGAACATCATTCACTCCATCAGCAAGGAAACTTGCGGTCCACCGACCAGCAGAAGCGCAAATGCAAACCTACAGGCTTGAGCCTGCGTTGGAAATTTCCGCTGGTACTGGCGGCTTTGCTGCTGTTTACTGTCGGTGTGCTGAGCTGGCTCGTGCTTACTGGTATTCGCGCTAACCAGACAGATCAAATGGAACGCAGCTTAAAGCGTCAGGCCGAAATTGTAGAAATGCGTGTAAAACAGTCTTACCTGTTGGGAGTGCGCCAATCACCGGAAGACTTTATGAAGAAGCAGGCACCTGGGCTCGCAGTGGAACTGGGCGTATCCAGTAATATGCGCGTTATTTTATATGATGGTCAGGGGCATGAGGTTGGCAATTCTCTACCGCTGGCTTTTAGAACAGATGTCAGCCAGGCGCTCTCCTATGCGATCCAAGGCAAAATTGCATACATTACGGAAGGAAGCGCAATCACTTATTTGGCTCCGCTTCAAGGTCCGGACGGCTTACTGGGAGTGGTACAGCTTCACAGCTCAATAGAAGCGCAGCAGCAGTTCTACCGGGCCATTGCCCACTTGTTTCTATGGACGGGGGGTGCGGTGCTGGTATTGAGCTTTATCTTAGGTTTAGGCTATGTCAGCCGCCAGACGAGGGACATCGGAAGACTGACTCGCGCTTCTGAACAGATATCGGCAGGGCATTATCCGGAAGCCAGACTGCTGCGGCGGCAGGATGAGCTGGGAAGACTGGATGAAGGAATGCTCCAGATGAGCCATGTGATCCGGGAGAGCATTACCGCGCTGGAAAACGAAAAGCTTCGGCTGGAAGAAGCGGTTCAGCGTTTGAGAGAGCTAGAGCAGCAGCAAAAATCCTTTATTGGAAATATCAGTCATGAACTAAAGACCCCGTTAACCTCTATTCAAGCTTATGCTGATTTACTGGATATGTATGGGGATGATCCTGAACTGGTGCGTGAAGCGAGAGAAAGCATCAGTAAGGAAACAAAACGGTTATACGAGCTTGTCGAGGACTCGCTGCGGCTATCTGTGCTGGATAAATATGATTTTGAATTGCATACGGAGGTTGTGGAACTGCATTCGTTACTGGAAGATGCGGGGAGCCGTATTCGAGGAAAAGCGGCAGCGCGTAGACTGGATTTTTCGATAGATACCGTTCCAGCCCAGGTGTGGGGAGACCCTAAGCATCTGATGCATATTGTACTAAATTTGCTGGATAATGCAGTAAAGTATAATCAAGACGGTGGATGGATTACGTTGTCGAATCGGGTAGAACAGGACACTGTGATTGTGTATGTACGCAATTCCGGTCCGTGGATTCCTAGGGAGAAATGGGACATGATTTTTGAGCCGTTTGCTACTTTAAGTCGTGATCGATCTCGTCAGGACAGCGGTACGGGACTCGGTCTTCCTCTGGCGCGCAGACTGGCGGAGCGCATGGGGGGAGAGTTGCAGCTTACAGCTTCAGATTATAGTAGCTTGGAAAATGGAAACGGGCATACGAATGTAAGTGGAAATGAATTTTCGCTTAGACTCCCTCTCTTGGTTCACGATAGCTCCCTGTAA
- a CDS encoding PD40 domain-containing protein, which produces MIKKNIDSYGQKNGSSHREDSRTRIFRQKATGLLMTGLIAGGLLSGCGMKSAGETNPAFGMKPGQQLTVIDTDAAQKQVTDELVVSSIDRLGDVYARSWLSDEELIVERKTQLWIHNVETDKERILTPGRKAPQLLAVVSPDQRHVFFTEGSPNSKYDIQGYILELSSGKVTSIGKLDITNKVSWSDENHLITGTPDGKIRLIGLDGKAEELNFQDPNRSELMSHVEKVGNAIFYTGSDKQGYPVLNRFTLNHPQAVTIAEGAMSFAVSPDGKSIAIEKRKWNTSEPARMIILDEQGKEKGIVGQGTLMSRGSWSSDGSKLAFSIYDEDQQGMRGLYVFDQSTGKTTPVTTNIQSYDSPTVWSPSARFLSMYQNISEGGKQLNQSYIVEFKEK; this is translated from the coding sequence ATGATAAAGAAAAACATAGACAGCTATGGACAAAAGAACGGTTCCTCTCATCGCGAAGATTCCCGTACAAGAATTTTCAGACAGAAAGCCACTGGGCTGCTTATGACCGGCTTAATCGCCGGAGGATTGCTCAGCGGTTGCGGCATGAAGAGCGCAGGAGAGACAAATCCAGCATTCGGTATGAAACCGGGCCAACAGCTTACTGTGATTGACACGGATGCAGCCCAGAAGCAAGTAACGGACGAGCTGGTAGTATCGTCTATCGACAGGCTGGGGGATGTATACGCGAGGTCTTGGCTGAGTGACGAAGAGCTGATTGTGGAGCGTAAAACCCAGCTGTGGATTCATAATGTAGAGACAGACAAGGAGCGGATTTTAACACCAGGTCGTAAGGCTCCACAGTTACTTGCTGTGGTATCACCGGATCAGCGCCATGTCTTCTTTACTGAAGGTAGCCCCAACAGCAAATATGATATTCAGGGCTACATTTTGGAACTAAGCAGTGGTAAGGTTACATCGATTGGCAAGCTGGATATAACTAATAAAGTGAGTTGGAGCGATGAGAATCATCTCATTACAGGCACACCGGATGGTAAAATCCGACTGATTGGTCTGGACGGCAAAGCTGAAGAATTGAATTTTCAAGATCCGAATCGCTCTGAATTGATGTCTCATGTTGAAAAAGTGGGTAACGCCATATTTTATACAGGCAGTGATAAACAAGGGTATCCAGTGCTGAATCGGTTCACCCTTAATCATCCTCAGGCTGTGACCATTGCAGAGGGTGCCATGTCCTTTGCCGTGTCGCCTGACGGTAAGTCTATTGCCATTGAAAAGCGGAAATGGAATACATCCGAACCAGCCCGTATGATCATTTTGGATGAACAGGGTAAAGAGAAAGGAATTGTCGGGCAAGGTACTTTAATGAGTCGTGGAAGCTGGTCCAGCGACGGGTCCAAGCTTGCTTTTTCCATTTATGATGAGGATCAGCAAGGCATGAGAGGGCTGTATGTATTTGACCAGTCCACGGGTAAAACCACTCCGGTTACGACCAATATCCAATCCTATGACAGCCCAACGGTATGGAGCCCATCCGCCCGGTTTTTATCCATGTACCAGAACATTTCGGAAGGTGGAAAACAGCTCAATCAAAGCTATATCGTCGAATTTAAGGAAAAGTAG